The following proteins are encoded in a genomic region of Thiohalorhabdus sp. Cl-TMA:
- the narL gene encoding two-component system response regulator NarL, producing the protein MTEDTHRILLIDDHPLFLSGLSQLIDGEPGFSVVGEASSGREGMDKVEEIQPDLVLLDLNMKEITGLEVLKSLKQKHPDILVVMLTVSDSEDDLVTAIRWGADGYLLKDMEPEDLVGKLHNVSSGQVILTDHLTELLTCSLRNDREKDRAVPDDSTLTERERQILALIAEGLSNKLIARELEISDGTVKVHVRHLLSKLNLRSRLEAAVWFLEQKAQT; encoded by the coding sequence ATGACGGAAGATACCCATCGCATACTGCTCATCGACGACCACCCCCTGTTCCTCAGCGGCCTGTCCCAGCTGATCGACGGCGAGCCCGGATTCTCCGTGGTGGGTGAAGCCAGCTCCGGCCGCGAGGGAATGGACAAGGTGGAGGAGATTCAGCCCGACCTGGTCCTCTTGGACCTGAATATGAAGGAGATCACCGGCCTGGAAGTCCTCAAGAGCCTCAAACAGAAGCATCCGGACATCCTCGTGGTGATGCTCACGGTTTCCGATTCCGAGGATGATCTGGTAACCGCCATTCGGTGGGGTGCCGACGGCTATCTCCTCAAGGATATGGAGCCGGAGGATCTGGTGGGCAAGCTCCACAACGTGTCCTCCGGCCAGGTGATTCTCACGGACCACCTAACCGAGCTGCTGACCTGCTCCCTGCGCAATGACCGGGAAAAGGACCGGGCGGTCCCCGACGACTCCACCCTCACCGAACGGGAAAGGCAGATCCTCGCCCTCATTGCCGAAGGCCTCAGCAACAAGCTGATCGCCCGCGAGCTTGAAATCAGCGACGGCACCGTCAAGGTCCATGTGCGCCATCTGCTTAGCAAGCTCAACCTGCGCTCCCGCCTGGAGGCGGCCGTCTGGTTCCTGGAACAGAAAGCGCAAACCTAG
- a CDS encoding PAS domain-containing protein: MSIPARLAGPIRSLLGTRREGTAEGPAGRKSKRRNWLDQLPFVIFQLDGQNRWTFLSGEWKEVTGWLPSHSVGTPVAQFIHPQDRSHWDEHVKHAGHEAHAPSSVRLRLLTQEGKYRWVEVRARLHEQGGQEHILGSLTDVTDEVQADDLREAEYQNLVGLVHRLPAMLYRGRNNRDWTMYFVSEGAYKLTGFSPQELVNNRAITYGSLIHPEDQDKVWNEVQAALRERRSFEILYRIVTAQGHEKLVWERGQGVFSTGEDLLGIEGFITEAPQRLKRFTDRAEQARLYDDFHGQPTQSLLLDRLDFIIRTADWDGHSGFVFLLLGMANGDDLLAHMGNARLKELRHQFLQRLRDNLGETASLAVLNHLRIGVLLPERHAPWEVGALVDRIRLRCQNTYLVGGKRIDLDLNIGIAMSQSGWRSSEEVLENADQAMVQAGAIGGTREMVTDQGLRGEMIGFNRMAQAFQEALQKREIVLDFQPIFPQPDGSPTAWYGRLVWPQKRKAAIPLAEFLPAAVNRGLVPELKDHLCEELAYHLDEWAGAFLRESTHRLLLRLDAPELLDPDLLDRIQTLTRELAGADNPVLPAVPAAFFQEGRQAEGADAFREHLHQRNLRMVLDEFTGDFGHLAHLEAVEMVRLAPHWVHANKDRETVVQGICKGAEAFGLQIIAPEITDPKEAQRLKSLSCDFHEGTLCDSAAEA, encoded by the coding sequence TTGTCTATTCCAGCACGTCTTGCAGGACCGATAAGGAGCCTCCTGGGCACCCGGCGGGAAGGCACCGCCGAAGGGCCCGCGGGCCGGAAAAGTAAGCGGAGGAACTGGCTCGACCAGCTCCCCTTCGTGATTTTCCAGCTCGACGGCCAGAACCGCTGGACCTTCCTGAGCGGGGAATGGAAGGAGGTCACGGGCTGGCTCCCCTCCCACAGCGTGGGCACCCCGGTTGCTCAATTCATACACCCCCAGGATCGCTCGCACTGGGACGAGCACGTCAAGCATGCCGGCCACGAGGCCCATGCCCCCAGTTCCGTGCGCCTGCGGCTGCTCACCCAGGAAGGCAAATACCGCTGGGTGGAGGTGCGGGCTCGGCTCCACGAGCAGGGTGGCCAGGAGCATATCCTCGGCAGCCTCACCGACGTTACCGACGAGGTTCAGGCGGACGATCTCCGCGAAGCGGAATACCAGAACCTGGTGGGGCTGGTGCACCGGCTCCCCGCCATGCTCTACCGCGGCCGAAACAACCGCGACTGGACCATGTACTTCGTCAGCGAGGGGGCCTACAAGCTCACCGGCTTCTCGCCCCAGGAGCTCGTCAACAACCGGGCCATCACCTACGGCTCGCTGATCCATCCCGAGGACCAGGACAAAGTCTGGAACGAAGTGCAGGCCGCCCTTCGCGAGCGCCGCAGCTTCGAGATCCTCTACCGCATCGTGACCGCCCAGGGGCATGAGAAGCTGGTCTGGGAGCGGGGCCAGGGGGTTTTCTCCACGGGAGAGGACCTGCTCGGCATCGAGGGGTTCATCACGGAGGCCCCGCAGCGGCTCAAGCGCTTCACGGACCGGGCGGAGCAGGCGCGCCTCTACGACGATTTCCATGGCCAGCCCACCCAGAGTTTGCTCCTCGACCGGCTGGACTTCATCATCCGCACCGCCGATTGGGACGGCCACTCCGGGTTCGTCTTCCTGCTTCTCGGCATGGCCAACGGCGACGACCTCCTCGCCCATATGGGCAACGCCCGACTCAAGGAGCTCCGCCACCAGTTCCTGCAGCGTCTCCGGGATAACCTGGGGGAGACCGCCTCCCTGGCCGTTCTCAACCACCTCCGCATCGGAGTCCTGCTCCCCGAGCGCCATGCCCCGTGGGAGGTGGGCGCCCTCGTGGACCGGATCCGCCTGCGCTGCCAGAACACCTATCTGGTGGGCGGCAAGCGCATCGACCTGGATCTCAATATCGGCATCGCCATGAGCCAGTCCGGATGGCGAAGCAGCGAAGAGGTGCTGGAGAACGCCGATCAGGCCATGGTTCAGGCCGGCGCCATCGGCGGTACGCGCGAAATGGTCACCGACCAGGGGCTCCGCGGGGAGATGATCGGCTTCAACCGTATGGCCCAGGCCTTCCAGGAGGCCCTGCAGAAGCGGGAGATCGTGCTGGATTTCCAGCCCATCTTTCCGCAGCCCGACGGCAGTCCCACCGCCTGGTATGGCCGCCTGGTTTGGCCGCAAAAGCGCAAGGCCGCCATCCCTCTCGCGGAATTCCTGCCGGCCGCGGTCAACCGCGGCCTGGTTCCGGAGCTCAAGGACCACCTCTGCGAGGAGCTGGCCTACCATCTGGACGAATGGGCCGGCGCCTTCCTTCGGGAGTCCACACACCGGCTCCTGCTGCGTTTGGACGCGCCCGAGCTTCTGGACCCGGACCTCCTGGACCGCATTCAGACCCTTACCCGGGAGCTCGCCGGGGCCGACAACCCGGTGCTTCCCGCCGTACCGGCCGCATTCTTCCAGGAAGGGAGACAGGCCGAGGGAGCCGACGCCTTCCGCGAGCACCTGCACCAGCGGAACCTGCGGATGGTTCTGGACGAGTTCACGGGGGACTTCGGGCACCTGGCCCATCTGGAGGCCGTGGAAATGGTGCGTCTGGCCCCCCACTGGGTTCACGCGAACAAGGACCGGGAAACGGTGGTGCAGGGCATCTGCAAGGGTGCCGAGGCCTTCGGGCTGCAGATCATCGCCCCCGAGATCACCGACCCCAAGGAAGCGCAGCGCCTGAAATCGCTCTCCTGCGATTTCCATGAGGGCACCCTCTGCGACAGCGCGGCCGAGGCCTGA
- a CDS encoding histidine kinase, translating into MAFLGGLGWIKERFWRGIFHSSKASAPLIQPLSTHQTSAYAQCQSTLDNALFQLLEEPDAKEPFLLILNQIEECTGAEASILLLEGNETDGHPEILAATEPQERWQNLASQGSLPLLGPEPYPGIIRVTYPGEVEHNLLQVQISDPSQNHGYLILRTPTPKPFSPQEYQFLKTLAGRLGPVMISTRRAKLKRRLALYEERAAIARELHDSLAQSLSYLMIQTSRLQAKLEDTNCDISEENDRSKLESVLQDLRTNLNVSYRQLREIINTFRLTLEAPNLEQEISNTIEEYEKLSGIAFSLDYRIPGDQLTANEEVQAFLIVREALSNLVRHSHARQGWISVFQGEEQKIHVTVEDDGVGLSDSSSWDGSHGLNNMQERAKALEGGLTVEPRSEGGTQVRLSFLPARLSHHAPSQESPHTHPEKEKQA; encoded by the coding sequence ATGGCCTTCCTCGGCGGACTCGGATGGATCAAGGAAAGATTCTGGCGGGGGATCTTTCACAGCTCCAAGGCATCGGCTCCTTTAATACAGCCCCTCTCCACCCACCAGACATCCGCCTATGCGCAATGTCAGAGCACCCTCGACAATGCGCTCTTCCAGCTACTCGAAGAGCCGGACGCCAAGGAGCCTTTCCTCCTGATCCTTAATCAGATCGAGGAATGCACGGGGGCCGAGGCCAGTATCCTGCTCCTGGAGGGGAACGAAACGGACGGCCACCCGGAGATCCTGGCCGCCACCGAGCCGCAGGAGCGCTGGCAGAATCTCGCCTCGCAGGGGAGCCTGCCCCTACTCGGCCCGGAGCCCTATCCCGGGATCATCCGGGTAACCTATCCCGGCGAGGTTGAGCACAACCTGCTCCAGGTCCAGATCTCGGACCCCTCGCAGAACCACGGCTACCTCATCCTCCGGACCCCCACTCCCAAGCCCTTCTCGCCCCAGGAATACCAATTCCTGAAGACCCTCGCGGGACGGCTCGGCCCGGTGATGATCAGTACCCGGCGTGCCAAGCTCAAGCGCCGGCTCGCCCTCTACGAGGAGCGGGCGGCCATCGCCCGGGAGCTCCACGACTCCCTGGCGCAATCGCTGTCCTATCTGATGATCCAGACGAGCCGGCTGCAGGCCAAGCTGGAGGATACGAACTGCGACATATCCGAGGAGAATGACCGGTCCAAGCTGGAAAGCGTGCTGCAGGATCTCCGGACCAACCTCAACGTCTCCTACCGGCAGCTTCGCGAAATCATCAACACCTTCCGGCTGACCCTTGAAGCGCCCAACCTCGAGCAGGAAATCAGCAACACCATCGAGGAGTACGAAAAGCTGAGCGGCATCGCCTTCAGCTTGGATTACCGGATCCCCGGGGACCAGCTCACGGCCAACGAGGAGGTGCAGGCTTTCCTGATCGTCCGGGAAGCGCTCTCCAACCTCGTTCGACACTCCCATGCGCGGCAGGGCTGGATCTCCGTTTTTCAAGGGGAAGAGCAGAAGATCCACGTGACCGTGGAGGATGATGGCGTCGGACTGTCGGACAGCTCGTCCTGGGACGGGAGCCACGGCTTAAACAATATGCAAGAGCGTGCCAAGGCCCTGGAGGGAGGTCTCACCGTCGAGCCCCGCTCGGAGGGCGGAACGCAGGTCCGCCTCTCCTTCCTGCCGGCCCGGCTCTCCCACCACGCCCCCTCCCAGGAGTCTCCTCACACGCATCCGGAGAAAGAGAAACAGGCATGA